A region from the Fusarium musae strain F31 chromosome 1, whole genome shotgun sequence genome encodes:
- a CDS encoding hypothetical protein (antiSMASH:Cluster_1.3~SMCOG1168:O-succinylhomoserine sulfhydrylase) — MASDEVPTNLKDVSSVPDGTAGAQTGLDSSLAGLTLASRAVHADEGIQSHRAVAPAMHVSTTFRYSNDPDALKAWDNTDPNNPLDSHVYSRATGPNTTRLEAILTSVIGAPTITYSSGLSAFHAMLVHLNPKRIAIGDGYHGCHGVISILSRLTGLKTLPLDCAVEDLEPGDVIHVETPLNPTGEARDLAAYAEKAKKAGAYLTVDATFAPPPLQDPFKYDVDVVMHSGTKYFGGHSDMLCGTLSVNHKHKDWERSLLNDRLLLGSVMGSLEGWLGIRSLRTLELRVQRQSATATALVAWLAEQQRDPSSAIGALVERVQHASLQPEASIEGSWLQKQMPNGYGPVFSVYLRDGDVAKRLPSKLKLFHHATSLGGVESLIEWRAMTDPKIDKRLLRVSIGVEGLEDLKRDLLQGLEALRKEKEKGVNK, encoded by the exons ATGGCCTCTGACGAAGTTCCTACCAACCTCAAGGACGTCTCATCGGTACCGGACGGTACAGCCGGGGCCCAGACCGGACTTGATAGCTCCCTCGCCGGGCTGACACTGGCATCCCGCGCTGTTCATGCCGATGAAGGCATCCAGTCACACAGAGCTGTTGCGCCGGCTATGCATGTCAGCACGACTTTCAGGTACAGCAATGACCCTGATGCTCTGAAGGCCTGGGATAATACCGAT CCCAACAACCCTCTGGACTCTCATGTCTACTCTCGGGCAACTGGTCCCAACACCACTCGTCTCGAGGCAATTCTCACATCCGTCATTGGCGCTCCAACGATTACTTACTCTTCTGGTCTGTCTGCTTTCCACGCCATGTTGGTCCATTTGAACCCTAAGCGTATTGCCATTGGAGATGGCTACCACGGCTGCCACGGAGTGATCAGCATTCTCTCTCGCCTGACAGGTCTCAAGACACTGCCTTTGGACTGTgctgttgaggatcttgagccCGGCGATGTCATCCATGTCGAGACGCCTCTTAACCCCACTGGCGAGGCACGCGATCTTGCAGCATATGCTGAAAAGGCCAAGAAAGCTGGTGCTTACCTGACTGTTGATGCGACATTTGCACCACCTCCTCTGCAGGATCCTTTCAAGTATGACGTTGATGTTGTCATGCATAGCGGCACAAAATACTTTGGTGGTCACTCCGATATGCTCTGCGGTACGCTGTCTGTCAATCACAAGCACAAAGACTGGGAACGTAGTCTCCTCAATGaccgccttcttcttggttctGTTATGGGTAGCTTGGAGGGGTGGCTGGGTATCCGCTCCCTTCGAACCCTCGAGCTCCGCGTCCAGCGCCAGAGCGCTACAGCTACTGCACTGGTTGCCTGGTTGGCTGAGCAGCAGCGCGATCCTTCATCTGCAATCGGCGCCCTAGTCGAGCGAGTCCAGCACGCCAGTCTCCAACCCGAGGCATCAATCGAGGGTAGTTGGTTGCAGAAGCAGATGCCCAATGGCTATGGCCCTGTTTTCTCGGTGTATCTTCGCGATGGAGATGTCGCTAAGCGACTGCCATCCAAGTTGAAATTGTTCCACCATGCCACTAGCTtgggtggtgttgagagtTTGATTGAGTGGCGTGCGATGACTGATCCTAAGATTGACAAGAGACTTTTACGGGTGAgcattggtgttgagggtcTGGAAGATCTCAAGAGGGATTTGCTCCAAGGCCTGGAGGCTTtgagaaaggaaaaggagaaggggGTCAATAAATGA
- a CDS encoding hypothetical protein (antiSMASH:Cluster_1.3~EggNog:ENOG41), which translates to MSRRQDHHQQRHYGQTYNTDSSRNWSDEAVRGSWDSNYNYQRTTSANTSPRDQSQAWRRPSPQAYDRRQTMVNQWLGQQYSHDSSNVVDAVSDLTTPTTSPAFSDSPTFPSRTQEAPPYQTHAVTNDFLAPPLRTCIPHRPHDNYYPNAPPASSRGSTSYRLDNRSVDYRHMEPRSAEQDLRGVGSFADNDRSRREVKYKPLSNWFGLWLPPQE; encoded by the exons ATGAGTCGTCGAcaagaccaccaccagcagcgcCACTACGGCCAGACATACAACACAGACAGCTCTAGGAATTGGAGTGACGAGGCTGTCAGAGGCAGCTGGGATTCAAACTACAACTACCAGAGAACAACTTCAGCCAACACATCACCAAGAGACCAGTCTCAGGCCTGGAGGCGACCAAGTCCCCAAGCCTACGACAGACGCCAGACCATGGTTAACCAATGGCTTGGCCAACAGTACAGCCATGACTCCTCGAATGTAGTAGATGCTGTTTCTGATCTTACAACTCCCACGACATCTCCGGCCTTTAGCGACTCTCCCACGTTTCCCTCCCGAACTCAGGAAGCACCTCCATATCAAACACATGCTGTCACCAATGACTTTCTCGCACCGCCTTTGAGGACTTGTATCCCCCACCGACCGCATGATAACTACTACCCCAATGCTCCCCCAGCTTCCTCTCGAGGCTCTACATCTTACCGCCTTGACAACAGATCTGTAGACTATCGACACATGGAGCCCAGGTCAGCCGAGCAAGATCTTCGAGGAGTTGGCTCGTTTGCCGACAATGATCGCTCACG CCGGGAAGTCAAGTACAAACCACTCAGTAATTGGTTTGGCCTCTGGTTACCCCCTCAAGAATGA
- a CDS encoding hypothetical protein (antiSMASH:Cluster_1.3~EggNog:ENOG41~CAZy:CE4~SMCOG1235:polysaccharide deacetylase), translating to MTMMFVPFSLPPSLFVSNLYNNNNITTQLSPTPSLPLEKREHVQAAESRFWDLRPQLTLINAPMARSSFFRLPTKLRRRVRRNRMATIIALFVLVGLLIFPFYSAYCVYKPPRYLIHWLRRKYPDVLFEEPTDQRIIALSIDDAPSTHTNDIMQVLEENDAHATFFVIGSQVEGRKDKLVNLVAKGHELGNHAMHDEPSKSLSNEKLLEEVHLVKDMLTEAYAANGQILPNNYFRPGSGIFNRRMRDVLGNQGFRITLGSVYPHDPQIPYPDTNAKHILSMAHPGAIIICHDRRSWTVPMLRTVLPELKRQGYRVVTITDLVKAVSSQNQGQ from the coding sequence ATGACCATGATGTTCGTCCCCTTTTCGCTGCCTCCCAGTCTCTTTGTATCCAACCTTtacaacaacaataacatCACCACACAACTATCACCAACCCCATCCCTCCCTCTTGAGAAGAGGGAGCATGTGCAGGCTGCAGAGTCTCGTTTCTGGGACTTGCGGCCGCAGTTGACCCTAATCAATGCCCCAATGGCCCGATCCTCCTTTTTCCGCCTCCCCACCAAGCTACGGCGAAGGGTCAGGCGTAATCGCATGGCTACCATTATAGCTCTCTTCGTCCTCGTAGGCCTCCTAATCTTTCCCTTCTACTCGGCCTATTGCGTCTACAAACCTCCGAGATACCTCATCCATTGGCTGCGGAGGAAGTACCCCGACGTCCTTTTCGAAGAGCCCACCGACCAACGGATCATAGCCCTATCTATCGACGATGCGCCGTCCACCCACACCAACGATATCATGCAAGTCCTGGAGGAGAATGATGCCCACGCTACGTTTTTTGTCATAGGATCTCAGGTTGAGGGTCGCAAGGATAAGCTCGTCAATTTGGTTGCAAAGGGGCATGAGCTGGGAAACCATGCCATGCATGATGAGCCCTCCAAGTCACTCAGTAACGAAAAGCTGCTGGAGGAAGTCCACCTCGTCAAGGACATGCTGACGGAGGCATACGCCGCTAACGGTCAGATCCTCCCCAACAATTACTTCCGCCCAGGATCTGGAATATTCAACAGGCGGATGCGAGATGTGTTGGGAAACCAGGGTTTTCGCATCACTCTGGGCAGCGTGTATCCTCACGACCCCCAGATACCGTACCCCGACACCAACGCGAAGCATATTCTGAGCATGGCTCACCCGGGAGCTATCATTATCTGCCACGACAGGAGATCGTGGACTGTGCCCATGCTGCGCACTGTTCTTCCTGAACTCAAGCGGCAGGGGTATCGAGTAGTTACCATCACAGACCTTGTGAAGGCGGTGTCGTCGCAAAACCAAGGGCAATAA
- a CDS encoding hypothetical protein (antiSMASH:Cluster_1.3~EggNog:ENOG41~SMCOG1052:Terpene synthase/cyclase metal-binding domain protein) has protein sequence MTVAYPLIARRKKDGIAYLACSLYPQARRRQIEALTLYTTWLVCWDDAVDANEGDLAGDFMQAERWREQTMRMMREALAVDETNMSEADDDPINGVFREFGARFCQTAPNDQRRLLYDEIQFFINSCAAEQKLRLASRIPDYEPYMKMRIGTVGGRMLCSLVPYATDERLPAALSSAPEIVHLWRQVSILQSLMNDMLSLKKELRTDCVINAIAAIMEPGMSLDIVVAKLEERMKMAVNDFDDAANTTYKNS, from the exons ATGACTGTAGCATATCCGTTGATCGCCCGTCGAAAAAAGGACGGCATTGCTTACCTGGCTTGTTCACTATATCCACAAGCTCGTAGGCGGCAGATCGAGGCTTTGACTCTCTACACGACGTGGCTCGTTTGCTgggatgatgctgttgacgCTAACGAGGGCGATCTTGCGGGTGACTTTATGCAAGCAGAGCGTTGGAGGGAGCAGACTATGCGCATGATGCGTGAGGCATTGGCCGTTGATGAAACGAACATGAGTGAAGCGGATGACGATCCCATCAATGGCGTGTTTAGAGAGTTCGGTGCGCGGTTCTGTCAGACGGCGCCTAATGATCAACGGCGCCTCTTATACGATGAGAtccaattcttcatcaacagctgTGCAGCCGAGCAGAAACTTCGTTTGGCCAGTCGCATACCTGATTACGAGCCGTACATGAAAATGAGGATCGGAACTGTCGGCGGGAGAATGCTCTGCAGTCTTGTACCATATGCAACAGACGAGAGGCTTCCAGCAGCGTTATCGTCAGCTCCAGAGATCGTTCACTTGTGGAGACAAGTAAGCATTCTCCAGAGCTTGATGAATGATATGCTGTCGCTGAAGAAGGAGTTACGGACTGACTGTGTCATTAATGCCATTGCAGCCATCATGGAGCCTGGCATGAGCTTGGATATTGTGGTTGCTAAGCTGGAGGAAAGGATGAAAATGGCTGTCAACGACTTTGACGACGCAGCGA ATACAACATACAAAAACTCATAG
- a CDS encoding hypothetical protein (antiSMASH:Cluster_1.3) produces MSLSRAFTTRKAKMAGQTEMGEQQVQVPHRSNSARDRQHPILRHQISAPLQLVHTTNMLSYNAPDIPHAALRSKSSLRSVGEESEAPSTTESTPPTSPDVSPVEECPGPKPNHLSTYFSVLDKPAVLPKISEAPAIPKRSPSHTKQNSYEALARQRSTSQMSRDSEHSVSTKASFTFSRSSSTSTRASSASYVSASQAQKAPPMPVPAVPAVAPVPPPSFQQRALKDSHPFGHELAQVTELAEEYSTRPTTKEDEEDHRFMRSRGLNKFSPEEYLSDVQSLILSFFPEVSHAKPTTPQWI; encoded by the coding sequence ATGTCCCTTTCACGCGCTTTCACAACTAGAAAGGCCAAAATGGCTGGCCAGACCGAGATGGGAGAGCAACAAGTTCAAGTGCCGCACCGTAGCAACTCGGCCCGCGATAGACAGCATCCTATTCTACGACACCAGATTTCTGCTCCACTTCAGCTTGTCCACACAACCAACATGCTTTCCTACAACGCTCCCGATATCCCGCATGCTGCTCTCCGCAGCAAGTCCTCTCTTCGTTCTGTTGGCGAAGAATCCGAGGCTCCTTCAACTACGGAGTCAACTCCCCCTACGAGCCCGGATGTATCTCCTGTTGAAGAGTGCCCAGGTCCTAAACCGAACCATCTGTCAACCTATTTCAGTGTCTTGGACAAGCCAGCTGTCCTGCCAAAGATCTCCGAGGCGCCTGCAATTCCTAAGCGTTCGCCTTCGCACACTAAGCAGAACTCATACGAAGCGCTCGCCCGCCAACGGTCCACCTCGCAGATGTCCAGGGACTCAGAGCACTCAGTATCGACCAAGGCCAGCTTCACCTTTTCACGATCATCGTCAACTTCTACTAGGGCGTCATCAGCTTCATACGTCTCTGCCAGCCAGGCCCAGAAGGCTCCCCCAATGCCTGTTCCAGCAGTCCCCGCAGTCGCTCCAGTTCCCCCGCCATCTTTCCAGCAGCGAGCTCTCAAGGATTCACACCCATTTGGTCACGAGCTTGCACAAGTCACTGAGCTTGCCGAAGAGTACAGCACCAGGCCGACGAccaaggaggatgaggaggaccaCCGATTCATGAGGTCCAGAGGTTTGAACAAGTTCTCTCCCGAAGAGTATCTCAGCGACGTTCAGAGCCTCATCCTCAGTTTCTTTCCCGAGGTGTCACACGCCAAGCCTACGACGCCACAGTGGATTTGA
- a CDS encoding hypothetical protein (antiSMASH:Cluster_1.3~SMCOG1173:WD-40 repeat-containing protein~BUSCO:EOG09261DW8), which produces MSSMITAAQWVPRGFAAPFPQKYTLDEAEFERIAELAKLQLDDAQEDLEEAEATQKGTKANHTMDDEEDSEMKIDEDKPAEKTEINLNDDDLKEYDLENYDNDDDEDVPGNGEGMGMFGNIKSLAYYESNKDDPYITIDADKEQEDEDREELQILATDNLIVAAKVEDEMAHLEVFVYEDEADNLYVHHDIMLPAIPLCVEWIDMPVNKAGVEKDTAGNFVAVGTMDPDIEVWDLDTIDCMYPNAILGQGGNEEEKKSKKKKKKSKKSNDEYHVDAVLSLAANRKHRNLMASASADKTVKLWDLNTAKCAKSYTYHTDKVCSLAWHANEPTVLLSGSYDRTVVAADMRAPDAKPPRWGVESDVENVRWDPHDPNFFFVSTENGVIHYHDVRNAPSDPTGTKAVWTLQAHDESVSSFDINPVVPGYMVTGSTDKTVKLWNIQPTGPSVVVSRNLDVGKVFSTTFAPDPEVAFRLAVAGSKGTMHVWDTSTNASVRKAFAQRVPEQRGKGEDRLVGVNNDDSSDDDDEEDDKQDDDDSMDEN; this is translated from the exons ATGTCTTCCATGATTACAGCCGCACAATGGGTTCCCAGGGGCTTCGCTGCGCCTTTCCCTCAGAAGTATACCCTGGATGAGGCAGAGTTTGAACGGATAGCGGAgcttgccaagcttcaacTGGACGACGCCCAAGAGGATCTCGAGGAAGCTGAAGCTACGCAGAAGGGAACGAAGGCTAACCATACCAtggacgacgaagaggactcggagatgaagattgatGAAGACAAACCGGCCGAGAAGACAGA GATCAACCTTAATGATGATGACCTAAAAGAATATGATTTGGAAAATTacgacaacgacgacgacgaagatgtgCCTGGAAACGGCGAGGGCATGGGCATGTTTGGTAACATCAAGTCGCTGGCATACTACGAGTCGAATAAGGACGACCCCTACATCACAATTGATGCCGACAAGGAacaggaggatgaggaccgGGAAGAGCTCCAGATTCTTGCGACTGACAATCTTATTGTGGCTGCCAAGGTGGAAGACGAGATGGCGCACCTTGAGGTTTTCGTTTacgaggatgaggctgaCAACCTTTACGTCCACCACGACATTATGCTGCCAGCCATCCCTCTGTGTGTCGAGTGGATCGACATGCCCGTCAACAAGGCCGGTGTAGAGAAGGACACGGCAGGTAACTTCGTCGCCGTTGGCACAATGGACCCCGATATCGAGGTGTGGGATTTGGACACCATCGACTGCATGTACCCCAATGCGATCCTCGGCCAGGGAGgcaacgaggaggagaagaagtcaaaaaagaagaagaagaagtccaagaagtcCAACGACGAATACCACGTTGACGCTGTCCTGTCCTTGGCTGCAAACCGCAAGCACCGCAATCTGATGGCTTCAGCCTCTGCCGACAAGACGGTCAAGCTGTGGGATCTCAACACGGCAAAGTGCGCCAAGTCGTATACTTATCACACCGACAAGGTGTGCTCACTTGCGTGGCACGCGAACGAGCCTACCGTTCTGCTTAGCGGTTCTTACGACCGAACTGTGGTGGCTGCCGATATGCGTGCACCGGATGCTAAGCCTCCCCGATGGGGCGTCGAGAGCGACGTCGAGAATGTGCGGTGGGATCCTCACGACCcgaacttcttcttcgtgtCCACGGAGAACGGTGTCATCCACTACCACGATGTCCGCAATGCACCGTCCGACCCTACGGGCACCAAGGCTGTCTGGACACTTCAGGCTCACGACGAGTCTGTGTCTTCGTTCGACATCAACCCCGTGGTCCCCGGTTACATGGTGACCGGCTCGACCGACAAGACGGTCAAGCTGTGGAACATCCAGCCCACAGGGCCCTCTGTAGTGGTTTCGCGCAACCTCGACGTCGGAAAGGTCTTCTCCACCACGTTCGCGCCAGACCCGGAGGTTGCCTTCCGCCTCGCCGTCGCCGGAAGCAAGGGAACAATGCACGTGTGGgacaccagcaccaacgcGTCGGTGCGGAAGGCCTTTGCTCAGCGGGTGCCCGAGCAGCGCGGGAAGGGTGAAGATCGCCTCGTGGGTGTTAACAACGATGACAGctctgacgatgacgatgaagaggatgacaagcaggacgatgatgattcgATGGATGAGAACTAG